In a genomic window of Streptomyces roseoviridis:
- a CDS encoding NADH-quinone oxidoreductase subunit C, producing the protein MSDEIPNPEQDLSAQNLPGQRGQHGEEVRVQRGMFGADDGGDTSGYGGLVRSVRLPGPATRPYGGWFDEVADELEGALEEQGLVPGNAIEKTVVDRDELTFHIEREHLVRVARTLRDDPALRFELCTGVSGVHYPGDKGRELHAVYHLRSLTHGRLIRLEVSAPDADPHIPSLVAVYPTNDWHERETYDFFGIVFDGHPALTRIMMPDDWQGHPQRKDYPLGGIAVEYKGAQIPAPDQRRSYS; encoded by the coding sequence ATGAGCGACGAGATCCCGAACCCCGAGCAGGACCTCAGCGCTCAGAACCTGCCGGGACAGCGCGGGCAGCACGGCGAGGAGGTCCGCGTCCAGCGCGGCATGTTCGGCGCCGACGACGGCGGCGACACCTCCGGCTACGGCGGCCTCGTCCGCTCCGTCCGGCTCCCCGGCCCCGCCACCCGCCCCTACGGTGGCTGGTTCGACGAGGTCGCCGACGAGCTGGAGGGCGCCCTGGAGGAACAGGGCCTCGTCCCCGGGAACGCGATCGAGAAGACGGTCGTCGACCGCGACGAGCTCACCTTCCACATCGAGCGCGAGCACCTCGTCCGGGTCGCCCGCACCCTGCGCGACGACCCCGCCCTGCGCTTCGAGCTCTGTACGGGCGTCTCCGGCGTCCACTACCCGGGCGACAAGGGCCGCGAGCTGCACGCCGTCTACCACCTGCGCTCGCTCACCCACGGCCGGCTGATCCGCCTGGAGGTCTCGGCGCCCGACGCCGACCCGCACATCCCGTCCCTCGTCGCGGTCTATCCGACCAACGACTGGCACGAGCGCGAGACCTACGACTTCTTCGGCATCGTCTTCGACGGCCACCCCGCCCTCACCCGGATCATGATGCCGGACGACTGGCAGGGCCACCCGCAGCGCAAGGACTACCCCCTCGGCGGCATCGCCGTCGAGTACAAGGGCGCCCAGATCCCGGCTCCGGACCAGCGGAGGTCGTACTCGTGA
- the nuoE gene encoding NADH-quinone oxidoreductase subunit NuoE gives MTDIQLGMPQLPAPDYPAEVRARLEQDARAIIDRYPGSRSALLPMLHLVQSEEGHVTRTGMRFCADMLGLTTAEVTAVATFYTMYRRRPSGDYQVGVCTNTLCAVMGGDAIFEELKEHLGVANEGTTEDGKITLEHIECNAACDFAPVVMVNWEFFDNQTPESAKRIVDDLRAGRPVAPTRGAPLCTFKETARILAGFPDEREGAVEATGGAGPASLVGLRLAKGETPHHKIVHPRGESASGEGE, from the coding sequence ATGACCGACATCCAGCTGGGGATGCCGCAGCTGCCGGCCCCCGACTACCCGGCCGAGGTCCGCGCCCGCCTCGAACAGGACGCCCGGGCGATCATCGACCGCTACCCGGGGTCCCGCTCCGCGCTCCTGCCGATGCTGCACCTCGTGCAGTCCGAGGAGGGCCACGTCACCCGCACCGGCATGCGGTTCTGCGCCGACATGCTGGGCCTGACCACCGCCGAGGTGACCGCCGTCGCCACCTTCTACACCATGTACCGCCGCCGGCCCTCCGGCGACTACCAGGTCGGCGTCTGCACCAACACGCTGTGCGCGGTCATGGGCGGCGACGCCATCTTCGAGGAGCTCAAGGAGCACCTCGGCGTCGCCAACGAGGGCACCACCGAGGACGGCAAGATCACCCTCGAACACATCGAGTGCAACGCGGCCTGCGACTTCGCACCCGTCGTGATGGTCAACTGGGAGTTCTTCGACAACCAGACGCCCGAGTCCGCCAAGCGGATCGTCGACGACCTGCGGGCCGGCCGCCCCGTCGCACCCACCCGCGGCGCGCCGCTGTGCACCTTCAAGGAGACCGCCCGCATCCTGGCGGGCTTCCCCGACGAGCGCGAGGGGGCCGTCGAGGCCACCGGAGGGGCCGGCCCGGCCTCGCTCGTCGGGCTGCGGCTGGCCAAGGGCGAGACCCCGCACCACAAGATCGTCCACCCGCGCGGCGAATCGGCCAGTGGGGAGGGGGAGTGA
- a CDS encoding C40 family peptidase: MSQTAHIPSHRKPRRSASKLAFRAGVAGGVFSTIAVAGAAAPANAEPVTETTLEMPTLGSLDADLASAVSASVEASQQEALDQSLAAQEKAALEKAAKDAKKAKAEADRKAEAEKAEKARAEARERASRTSERTSLAASSYSAGASDSGSSSSSRVATGSAAAIVAFARAQVGDAYVSGGTGPNSWDCSGLVQAAYREAGIDLPRVSSSQSSMGTSVSLSDLQPGDILYWGSRSGSYHVAIYVGGGNYVGAQNPSTGVVERSLDWDTPSGAVRIL, from the coding sequence ATGTCCCAGACCGCTCACATACCCAGCCACCGGAAGCCCCGCCGCAGCGCCTCGAAGCTCGCGTTCCGGGCCGGAGTTGCCGGTGGCGTCTTCAGCACCATCGCGGTGGCCGGAGCCGCCGCCCCGGCGAACGCCGAGCCGGTGACCGAGACGACCCTCGAGATGCCCACCCTGGGCTCCCTCGACGCCGACCTCGCCAGCGCCGTCTCCGCCTCCGTCGAGGCGAGCCAGCAGGAGGCCCTGGACCAGAGCCTCGCGGCCCAGGAGAAGGCGGCCCTCGAGAAGGCCGCCAAGGACGCCAAGAAGGCCAAGGCCGAGGCCGACCGCAAGGCCGAGGCGGAGAAGGCCGAGAAGGCCCGCGCCGAGGCCCGCGAGCGCGCCTCCCGCACCTCGGAGCGCACCTCCCTCGCCGCCTCCTCCTACAGCGCCGGCGCCTCGGACAGCGGCTCCTCCAGCAGCTCCCGGGTCGCCACCGGCTCCGCCGCCGCCATCGTGGCCTTCGCCCGCGCCCAGGTCGGCGACGCCTACGTCTCCGGCGGCACCGGCCCCAACTCCTGGGACTGCTCCGGCCTCGTCCAGGCCGCCTACCGCGAGGCCGGCATCGACCTGCCCCGCGTCTCCAGCTCGCAGTCGAGCATGGGCACCTCCGTCTCCCTGAGCGACCTCCAGCCGGGCGACATCCTCTACTGGGGCAGCCGCAGCGGCTCGTACCACGTCGCCATCTACGTCGGCGGCGGCAATTACGTCGGCGCGCAGAACCCGTCGACCGGTGTCGTCGAGCGCTCCCTGGACTGGGACACGCCGTCGGGCGCCGTCCGGATCCTCTGA
- the nuoF gene encoding NADH-quinone oxidoreductase subunit NuoF gives MTLAAEINNSSPEKLLAPVLSAFWDEPESWTLETYRRHEGYEGLRKALAMSPDELIAYVKDSGLRGRGGAGFPTGMKWQFIPQGDGKPHYLVVNADESEPGTCKDIPLLFANPHSLIEGIVIACYAIRSSHAFIYLRGEVVPVLRRLHHAVKEAYDAGYLGRDILGSGLDVELTVHAGAGAYICGEETALLDSLEGRRGQPRLRPPFPAVAGLYACPTVVNNVESIASVPAILQRGKDWFTSMGSEKSPGFTLYSLSGHVASPGQYEAPLGITLRQLLDMSGGMRPGHRLKFWTPGGSSTPMFTDEHLDVPLDYEGVGAAGSMLGTKALQCFDETTCVVRAVTRWTEFYAHESCGKCTPCREGTYWLVQLLRDIEAGKGVMSDLDKLNDIADNINGKSFCALGDGAASPIFSSLKYFRDEYEQHITGKGCPFDPAKSTAWADKHREVNA, from the coding sequence ATGACCTTGGCAGCCGAGATCAACAACAGCAGCCCCGAGAAGCTGCTCGCACCCGTTCTGTCCGCCTTCTGGGACGAGCCGGAGTCCTGGACCCTGGAGACCTACCGGCGCCACGAGGGCTACGAGGGCCTGCGCAAGGCCCTCGCGATGTCGCCCGACGAGCTCATCGCGTACGTCAAGGACTCCGGTCTGCGCGGCCGCGGCGGCGCCGGCTTCCCCACCGGAATGAAGTGGCAGTTCATCCCGCAGGGCGACGGCAAGCCGCACTACCTCGTCGTCAACGCCGACGAGTCCGAGCCCGGCACCTGCAAGGACATCCCGCTCCTCTTCGCCAACCCGCACTCGCTCATCGAGGGCATCGTGATCGCCTGCTACGCGATCCGCTCCAGCCACGCCTTCATCTACCTGCGCGGCGAGGTCGTCCCCGTGCTGCGGCGCCTGCACCACGCCGTCAAGGAGGCGTACGACGCCGGATACCTCGGCCGGGACATCCTCGGCAGCGGACTGGACGTCGAACTCACCGTGCACGCCGGCGCCGGCGCGTACATCTGCGGCGAGGAGACCGCCCTGCTCGACTCGCTCGAAGGACGACGCGGCCAGCCCCGGCTGCGTCCCCCCTTCCCCGCGGTCGCCGGTCTGTACGCCTGCCCCACTGTCGTGAACAACGTCGAATCGATCGCCTCGGTTCCCGCGATCCTCCAGCGCGGCAAGGACTGGTTCACGTCCATGGGCAGCGAGAAGTCCCCCGGCTTCACGCTCTACTCGCTCAGCGGCCACGTCGCCTCGCCCGGCCAGTACGAGGCACCGCTCGGCATCACCCTGCGCCAGCTCCTCGACATGAGCGGCGGGATGCGCCCCGGCCACCGGCTCAAGTTCTGGACCCCCGGCGGCTCCTCCACCCCGATGTTCACCGACGAACACCTCGACGTCCCGCTCGACTACGAGGGCGTCGGCGCCGCCGGATCCATGCTCGGCACCAAGGCGCTCCAGTGCTTCGACGAGACCACCTGCGTGGTCCGCGCCGTCACCCGCTGGACCGAGTTCTACGCCCACGAGTCCTGCGGCAAGTGCACGCCCTGCCGCGAAGGCACCTACTGGCTCGTCCAGCTGCTCCGCGACATCGAGGCCGGCAAGGGCGTCATGTCCGACCTCGACAAGCTGAACGACATCGCCGACAACATCAACGGCAAGTCCTTCTGCGCCCTCGGCGACGGCGCCGCCTCGCCGATCTTCTCCTCGCTGAAGTACTTCCGCGACGAGTACGAGCAGCACATCACGGGCAAGGGCTGCCCCTTCGACCCCGCCAAGTCGACGGCCTGGGCGGACAAGCACCGGGAGGTGAACGCATGA
- a CDS encoding NAD(P)-dependent oxidoreductase, with translation MSDSTKQHVTVIGLGRMGSALADAFLTAGHPTTVHNRTPEKAAPLIARGARSAASVAEAVAASELVVVCVLDDAAVRELLAPAADALRGRVLVNLTSGSPEQAREQAAWAAAHGIGYLDGGVMTTPPGIGDSANMILYAGSPELLAAHRETLAVLGDPVDLGTDAGLASLYDAGLLGLMWSVFGGWLHATALTGADGVPAKEFTEVAVRWLRTVAWFMSGYAGQIDAGAYPGDDATIDVQVAAIGHLLHAGEARGVDDRLPRLHLELMREAVAAGHGGDSYARIIEAFRTK, from the coding sequence ATGAGCGACAGCACGAAGCAGCACGTCACCGTCATCGGGCTCGGCCGGATGGGCAGCGCCCTCGCCGACGCCTTCCTCACCGCGGGCCACCCCACCACCGTCCACAACCGCACCCCCGAGAAGGCCGCGCCGCTGATCGCCCGGGGCGCCCGGAGCGCCGCGAGCGTCGCCGAGGCGGTCGCGGCGAGCGAGCTCGTCGTGGTCTGCGTCCTCGACGACGCGGCCGTCCGGGAACTCCTCGCCCCCGCCGCGGACGCCCTGCGCGGCCGGGTCCTGGTGAACCTCACCTCGGGCTCGCCGGAGCAGGCCCGCGAGCAGGCCGCCTGGGCGGCGGCCCACGGCATCGGATACCTCGACGGCGGCGTCATGACCACGCCGCCCGGCATCGGCGACAGCGCCAACATGATCCTGTACGCGGGCTCGCCCGAGCTGCTGGCCGCGCACCGCGAGACCCTCGCCGTCCTCGGCGACCCGGTCGACCTCGGCACGGACGCGGGCCTCGCCTCGCTGTACGACGCCGGGCTGCTCGGCCTGATGTGGTCGGTGTTCGGCGGCTGGCTGCACGCCACGGCGCTCACCGGTGCCGACGGCGTCCCGGCGAAGGAGTTCACCGAGGTCGCCGTGCGCTGGCTGCGGACGGTCGCCTGGTTCATGTCCGGCTACGCGGGGCAGATCGACGCGGGCGCGTACCCGGGGGACGACGCCACGATCGACGTCCAGGTCGCGGCGATCGGCCACCTGCTGCACGCCGGCGAGGCGCGGGGGGTGGACGACCGGCTGCCGCGGCTGCACCTGGAGCTGATGCGGGAGGCGGTGGCGGCCGGGCACGGCGGCGACAGCTATGCCCGGATCATCGAGGCGTTCCGCACGAAGTAG
- a CDS encoding NADH-quinone oxidoreductase subunit A codes for MNAYAPILVLGALGAGFAIFSVVMATLIGPKRYNRAKLEAYECGIEPTPTPAGGGRFPIKYYLTAMLFIVFDIEIVFLYPWAVSFDALGLFGLVEMLLFVLTVFVAYAYVWRRGGLEWD; via the coding sequence GTGAATGCGTACGCGCCCATCCTCGTGCTCGGTGCCCTGGGAGCGGGGTTTGCGATCTTCTCCGTGGTCATGGCCACGCTCATCGGGCCAAAGCGGTACAACAGGGCAAAACTCGAGGCGTACGAGTGCGGCATCGAACCCACGCCGACGCCTGCCGGGGGCGGTCGCTTCCCGATCAAGTACTACCTGACGGCGATGCTCTTCATCGTCTTCGACATCGAGATCGTCTTCCTCTACCCCTGGGCCGTCAGCTTCGACGCCCTGGGGCTTTTCGGGCTCGTGGAGATGCTGCTCTTCGTGCTCACCGTCTTCGTCGCCTACGCGTACGTGTGGCGGCGCGGCGGCCTGGAATGGGACTGA
- a CDS encoding NuoB/complex I 20 kDa subunit family protein: protein MGLEEKLPSGFLLTTVEQAAGWVRKASVFPATFGLACCAIEMMTTGAGRYDLARFGMEVFRGSPRQADLMIVAGRVSQKMAPVLRQVYDQMPNPKWVISMGVCASSGGMFNNYAIVQGVDHIVPVDIYLPGCPPRPEMLMDAILKLHQKIQGSKLGVNAKEAAREAEEAALKALPTIEMKGLLR from the coding sequence ATGGGACTCGAAGAGAAGCTGCCGAGCGGTTTTCTGCTGACGACCGTCGAACAGGCCGCGGGCTGGGTCCGGAAGGCCTCCGTCTTCCCCGCGACCTTCGGCCTCGCCTGCTGCGCCATCGAGATGATGACCACCGGAGCCGGCCGCTACGACCTGGCCCGCTTCGGCATGGAGGTCTTCCGGGGCTCGCCGCGCCAGGCCGACCTGATGATCGTGGCAGGCCGCGTCAGCCAGAAGATGGCGCCCGTCCTGCGGCAGGTCTACGACCAGATGCCGAACCCCAAGTGGGTCATCTCGATGGGCGTTTGCGCCTCTTCAGGCGGAATGTTCAACAATTACGCGATTGTGCAGGGCGTTGATCACATTGTTCCGGTCGACATCTATCTGCCGGGCTGTCCGCCGCGCCCGGAGATGCTGATGGACGCGATTCTCAAGCTCCACCAGAAGATCCAGGGCTCCAAGCTCGGCGTGAACGCGAAGGAAGCGGCCCGCGAGGCGGAGGAGGCGGCGCTCAAGGCGCTGCCGACGATCGAGATGAAGGGGCTGCTGAGGTGA
- a CDS encoding NADH-quinone oxidoreductase subunit D — protein MTTPSASARETTEGTVYTVTGGDWDEVVRSAAQADDERIVVNMGPQHPSTHGVLRLILEIDGETVTEARCGIGYLHTGIEKNLEYRTWTQGTTFVTRMDYLTSFYNETAYCLGVEKLLGITDQVPDRASVIRVLLMELNRLSSHLVCIATGGMELGATTIMIYGFRDREMILDLYELITGLRMNHAFIRPGGLAQDLPPGAVDAVREFVKTMKKNLPEYDKLATGNPIFKARMQDVGYLDLTGCMALGATGPILRSAGLPHDLRKTDPYCGYETYDFEVPTADSCDAYGRFLVRLEEMRQSLRIVEQCLDRLEPGPVMVGDKKIAWPAQLALGPDGLGNSLDHIKKIMGTSMEALIHHFKLVTEGFRVPPGQAYAAVESPKGELGAHVVSDGGTRPYRVHFRDPSFTNLQAMAAMCEGGQVADVIVAVASIDPVMGGVDR, from the coding sequence GTGACCACCCCTTCTGCAAGCGCGCGTGAGACGACCGAAGGCACCGTCTACACGGTCACCGGCGGCGACTGGGACGAGGTCGTCCGGTCCGCCGCCCAGGCCGACGACGAGCGCATCGTCGTCAACATGGGCCCCCAGCACCCGTCCACCCACGGCGTGCTCCGGCTCATCCTGGAGATCGACGGCGAGACCGTCACCGAGGCCCGCTGCGGCATCGGCTACCTCCACACCGGCATCGAGAAGAACCTCGAATACCGGACCTGGACGCAGGGCACCACCTTCGTCACGCGCATGGACTACCTCACCTCGTTCTACAACGAGACGGCGTACTGCCTCGGCGTGGAGAAGCTGCTCGGCATCACCGACCAGGTCCCCGACCGGGCGAGCGTCATCCGGGTGCTCCTGATGGAGCTCAACCGGCTCTCCTCGCACCTGGTCTGCATCGCCACCGGCGGCATGGAGCTCGGCGCCACCACGATCATGATCTACGGCTTCCGGGACCGCGAGATGATCCTGGACCTGTACGAGCTGATCACCGGCCTGCGCATGAACCACGCCTTCATCCGCCCCGGCGGCCTCGCCCAGGACCTGCCGCCCGGCGCCGTCGACGCCGTGCGCGAGTTCGTGAAGACCATGAAGAAGAACCTGCCGGAGTACGACAAGCTCGCCACCGGCAACCCCATCTTCAAGGCCCGCATGCAGGACGTCGGCTACCTCGACCTCACCGGCTGCATGGCGCTCGGCGCCACCGGACCGATCCTGCGCTCCGCCGGCCTCCCGCACGACCTGCGCAAGACCGACCCGTACTGCGGCTACGAGACCTACGACTTCGAGGTCCCCACCGCCGACAGCTGCGACGCCTACGGCCGCTTCCTCGTCCGCCTGGAAGAGATGCGCCAGTCGCTGCGGATCGTCGAGCAGTGCCTCGACCGCCTCGAACCCGGACCGGTCATGGTCGGCGACAAGAAGATCGCCTGGCCCGCCCAGCTGGCCCTCGGCCCCGACGGCCTCGGCAACTCCCTCGACCACATCAAGAAGATCATGGGCACCTCCATGGAGGCCCTGATCCACCACTTCAAGCTGGTCACCGAGGGCTTCCGGGTCCCCCCGGGGCAGGCGTACGCCGCCGTCGAGTCCCCCAAGGGCGAGCTCGGCGCCCACGTCGTGTCGGACGGCGGCACCCGCCCCTACCGGGTCCACTTCCGCGACCCGTCCTTCACCAACCTCCAGGCCATGGCCGCGATGTGCGAGGGCGGCCAGGTCGCCGACGTCATCGTCGCCGTCGCCTCCATCGACCCCGTGATGGGAGGTGTCGACCGATGA
- a CDS encoding geranylgeranyl reductase family protein, whose product MTEQPLSEHSADVIVVGAGPAGSTTAYYLAKAGLDVLLLEKTAFPREKVCGDGLTPRATKQLVAMGIDISEEAGWLRNKGLRIIGGGVRLQLDWPDLASYPDYGLVRKRDDFDEMLARQAQKAGARLYERCNVGAPVVDDRTGRITGVHAKLGEEKREVTFHAPLVVAADGNSTRLSLAMGLHRREDRPMGVAVRTYFTTPRHEDDYLESWLELWDRRGPQDRLLPGYGWIFGMGDGTSNVGLGILDSSSAFRELDWREVLKAWCASMPEDWGFTPENMTTPIRGAALPMAFNRQPHYTKGLLLVGDAGGLVNPFNGEGIAYAMESGQIAADVIVQAHARSTPAQRELALRNYPRILKDTYGGYYTLGRAFVKLIGNPKVMKIATQRGLTHPVLMKFTLKMLANLTDPTGGDAMDRIINGLSKVAPKA is encoded by the coding sequence GTGACCGAGCAGCCCCTCTCCGAGCACAGCGCAGATGTGATCGTCGTCGGGGCGGGCCCGGCCGGCTCGACCACCGCGTACTACCTGGCCAAGGCGGGACTCGACGTCCTGCTCCTGGAGAAGACCGCGTTCCCGCGCGAGAAGGTCTGCGGCGACGGGCTCACCCCGCGCGCCACCAAGCAGCTCGTCGCCATGGGCATCGACATCTCCGAGGAGGCCGGCTGGCTGCGCAACAAGGGCCTGCGGATCATCGGCGGCGGGGTGCGGCTCCAGCTCGACTGGCCGGATCTCGCCTCGTACCCGGACTACGGACTGGTCCGCAAGCGGGACGACTTCGACGAGATGCTGGCCCGTCAGGCGCAGAAGGCCGGGGCGCGGCTGTACGAGCGCTGCAATGTCGGCGCCCCGGTCGTCGACGACCGCACCGGCCGGATCACCGGCGTCCACGCCAAGCTCGGTGAGGAGAAGCGCGAGGTCACCTTCCACGCGCCGCTGGTCGTCGCTGCCGACGGCAACTCCACCCGGCTGTCCCTCGCGATGGGCCTGCACCGGCGCGAGGACCGGCCGATGGGCGTCGCCGTGCGGACGTACTTCACGACGCCCCGCCACGAGGACGACTACCTGGAGTCCTGGCTGGAGCTGTGGGACCGGCGCGGCCCGCAGGACCGTCTGCTGCCCGGCTACGGCTGGATCTTCGGCATGGGCGACGGCACCTCCAACGTGGGTCTCGGCATCCTCGACTCCTCCTCCGCCTTCCGCGAGCTGGACTGGCGCGAGGTCCTGAAGGCGTGGTGCGCGTCGATGCCGGAGGACTGGGGCTTCACCCCGGAGAACATGACGACCCCCATCCGCGGCGCGGCCCTGCCGATGGCCTTCAACCGCCAGCCGCACTACACCAAGGGCCTGCTGCTGGTGGGCGACGCCGGCGGCCTGGTCAATCCGTTCAACGGCGAGGGCATCGCCTACGCGATGGAGTCCGGCCAGATCGCCGCCGACGTCATCGTGCAGGCCCACGCCCGCTCCACGCCCGCCCAGCGGGAGCTGGCGCTGCGCAACTACCCGCGGATCCTCAAGGACACCTACGGCGGCTACTACACGCTGGGCCGCGCCTTCGTGAAGCTGATCGGCAACCCGAAGGTCATGAAGATCGCGACGCAGCGCGGTCTGACCCACCCGGTGCTGATGAAGTTCACGCTGAAGATGCTGGCGAACCTGACCGACCCGACCGGCGGCGACGCGATGGACCGCATCATCAACGGTCTGTCGAAGGTGGCGCCGAAGGCGTGA
- a CDS encoding helix-turn-helix domain-containing protein, with translation MSAGVVAVALVPGETPGISPWDLYELSVATMVFGIPHTDLADPWYALRVVAGPGPHSTHGLDGLADADTVIVPSVPDGVVEGRESLPGDLVEALRAAAAGGARMVSMCSGAFALAAAGLLDGRRATLHREYAPELAARHPRVDVDASVLYTDEDTVLTSAGAAAGLDLCLHLVRKDLGAFVAGALAQRLVVPAPREGDRPQFVEAPLPPGEPDLLGPALQWALEHLHEPLTVDDLARRARMSPRTLHRRVRETHGTTPLQWLLGQRVARAQALLESTDLPVERIGEASGLGTAANLRRHFTRALGLSPTAYRRSLTPSAPPSTDR, from the coding sequence ATGAGCGCAGGAGTGGTGGCCGTCGCCCTCGTCCCCGGCGAGACACCCGGGATCTCCCCCTGGGACCTCTACGAACTGTCCGTCGCCACCATGGTCTTCGGCATCCCGCACACCGACCTGGCCGACCCCTGGTACGCGCTGCGCGTCGTCGCCGGCCCCGGCCCGCACAGCACCCACGGACTCGACGGGCTCGCCGACGCGGACACGGTCATCGTGCCGTCGGTGCCCGACGGCGTCGTCGAGGGCCGCGAGAGCCTGCCCGGCGACCTCGTCGAGGCACTGCGGGCGGCGGCCGCCGGCGGGGCGCGGATGGTGTCCATGTGCAGCGGGGCCTTCGCGCTCGCCGCCGCCGGCCTGCTCGACGGCCGCCGGGCCACCCTCCACCGGGAGTACGCGCCCGAACTCGCCGCCCGCCACCCCCGCGTCGACGTCGACGCCTCCGTCCTCTACACCGACGAGGACACCGTGCTCACCAGCGCGGGCGCCGCCGCCGGCCTGGACCTGTGCCTGCACCTCGTCCGCAAGGACCTCGGCGCCTTTGTCGCGGGCGCCCTCGCCCAGCGGCTGGTCGTCCCCGCCCCGCGGGAAGGCGACCGCCCCCAGTTCGTCGAGGCACCGCTGCCGCCGGGCGAGCCGGACCTGCTCGGCCCCGCCCTCCAGTGGGCCCTGGAGCACCTGCACGAGCCCCTGACCGTCGACGACCTGGCGCGGCGGGCCCGCATGAGCCCGCGCACCCTCCACCGCCGCGTCCGCGAGACCCACGGCACCACACCGCTTCAGTGGCTGCTGGGGCAGCGGGTGGCGCGGGCGCAGGCGCTCCTGGAGTCGACCGACCTGCCGGTGGAGCGGATCGGCGAGGCGAGCGGCCTGGGCACGGCGGCGAACCTGCGCCGCCACTTCACCCGCGCCCTGGGCCTCTCCCCGACCGCCTACCGGCGCTCGCTCACGCCTTCGGCGCCACCTTCGACAGACCGTTGA